A section of the Clostridium sp. TW13 genome encodes:
- a CDS encoding LysR family transcriptional regulator, with protein sequence MSTYYSQDILYYIDAILKYSNYGKAAKSLYISQPYLTQVIKRVESQLNCELISRNKLPYRLTEQGKIYYQYLTSIENNYAKLLREISAVSDIDNKIIKIGVLPSLGTYLLPLFLPKFLGMHPNCKIELSEALPEKNEKLTQNGELDFWIGQNSRNISPNLNAINWGRHRYRAIIPRCSDLYQKDVAIIPEGTIDINKLLCQKLVLTSKGSAIRKQIDQLLSIYKVEPKIIMESTEINTVLKLATNNLGLTFIPESIDVKECPSEYNIYEIPIDELNLDYFIAHHNERKLTSIDKDLIDAFLIHGQNNFNIGEQNE encoded by the coding sequence ATGTCAACATACTACTCTCAGGATATTTTGTATTATATTGATGCAATTTTAAAATACAGTAATTATGGCAAGGCTGCCAAATCACTTTATATTTCTCAGCCTTACTTGACACAGGTTATTAAAAGGGTAGAAAGTCAGTTAAACTGTGAGCTTATCAGTCGTAACAAGCTGCCATATCGATTAACCGAGCAAGGGAAGATATATTATCAGTATTTAACTTCAATAGAAAATAATTATGCTAAGCTGCTTAGGGAAATATCAGCTGTGTCAGATATCGATAACAAGATTATAAAGATAGGAGTACTTCCTAGTCTTGGGACCTACCTTCTACCTCTTTTTTTACCAAAATTTTTAGGTATGCATCCAAACTGTAAAATAGAGCTTTCAGAGGCTTTACCAGAAAAAAATGAAAAACTCACTCAAAATGGTGAATTAGATTTTTGGATTGGGCAAAATTCAAGAAATATTTCTCCAAACTTAAACGCCATTAATTGGGGCAGACACAGATACCGTGCTATTATTCCTCGCTGCTCTGATCTATATCAAAAAGACGTGGCCATTATTCCAGAAGGAACTATCGACATAAACAAGCTATTGTGTCAAAAGCTAGTACTAACTTCCAAGGGTTCTGCTATAAGAAAACAGATAGATCAATTATTAAGTATTTATAAGGTGGAGCCAAAAATCATAATGGAAAGCACCGAAATCAATACTGTACTTAAACTTGCAACAAATAATTTGGGACTGACCTTTATACCAGAAAGCATCGATGTAAAGGAGTGTCCATCTGAATACAATATATATGAAATTCCAATTGATGAGCTGAACTTAGATTATTTTATAGCCCATCACAATGAAAGAAAACTAACTAGTATTGATAAAGACCTTATAGATGCCTTTCTAATTCATGGGCAAAATAATTTCAATATAGGAGAGCAAAATGAATGA
- a CDS encoding FAD:protein FMN transferase, producing the protein MNEYRKIIYLMGTKISLYIKGEVSEKLVEKAEDMLIHYEEVFSANSDNSQLAMLKKTASLAPQKVDEELYELIKIGKKHSLCENTYLNIAIGPLIKLWRIGFKEAHVPEKEAIEKVLELLKPENIQLDDEKKTVYFLKQGIEIDLGAIAKGYFADKVMDLFKENGAVSAMVDMGGNVLVFGESPSEGGDWNVGIQNPFLPRGNAVALVKIKDQSVVTSGIYERVFEKDGSKYHHIFDSKTGYPIKSNIASLTIIADKSVDCDIYTTKLFGLDAASIIHRVNRIKGMGAVVITVDGKLAYTDNLIGKIYPLTM; encoded by the coding sequence ATGAATGAATATAGGAAGATAATATATCTTATGGGAACAAAAATCTCTCTCTATATAAAGGGTGAGGTATCTGAAAAGCTTGTAGAAAAGGCTGAAGATATGCTGATTCATTATGAAGAAGTCTTTAGTGCCAACAGTGATAACTCACAGCTTGCGATGCTAAAAAAAACAGCTTCATTGGCTCCACAAAAAGTGGATGAGGAACTGTATGAGCTGATAAAAATAGGAAAAAAACATAGTCTATGTGAGAATACATATTTAAATATTGCAATAGGTCCATTAATAAAATTATGGAGAATAGGTTTTAAAGAGGCACATGTACCAGAGAAAGAAGCTATAGAAAAGGTACTAGAACTTTTAAAGCCTGAAAATATACAACTAGATGATGAAAAAAAGACCGTGTATTTCTTGAAACAAGGCATTGAGATAGACCTTGGAGCTATAGCTAAAGGCTACTTTGCTGATAAAGTCATGGATTTATTTAAGGAAAATGGGGCTGTTTCAGCTATGGTAGATATGGGCGGTAATGTTCTCGTTTTTGGAGAATCACCATCCGAAGGCGGTGACTGGAATGTGGGAATACAAAATCCGTTTCTACCAAGAGGAAATGCGGTGGCACTTGTTAAAATAAAAGATCAATCCGTTGTAACCTCAGGAATATATGAGAGAGTGTTTGAAAAGGACGGAAGTAAATACCACCATATATTTGACAGCAAAACAGGCTATCCAATAAAAAGTAATATAGCGTCTTTAACTATTATTGCTGATAAATCAGTAGACTGCGATATATATACTACAAAATTGTTTGGATTAGATGCTGCTTCAATTATTCATAGAGTTAATAGAATTAAAGGTATGGGCGCTGTTGTAATAACTGTGGATGGAAAACTAGCCTATACAGATAATCTAATAGGAAAAATATATCCATTAACAATGTAA
- the murC gene encoding UDP-N-acetylmuramate--L-alanine ligase — protein sequence MKNKVKVHFMGICGSGAAPIAIIAKNNGFDVSGCDLNVSGYYKDALLANNIDILKGHDLSHIDDIDILAISPAILDISPNHPEILEAKKRGILMTWQEFSAKYVQNEKFVISIAGTHGKSTTTVLMGLVLENGGLDPTVEAGTTFKNWGGGYRLGMSNYFVCEADEFNNNFLNYSPSVAIINNVEMDHPEFFKDINEVKDSFKNFIKRLKGPKILIVNEDSLAIREILCDLKDWLNEEGVKVIGYYIDNKLEFPFDMEYKAELNSNTPEYSSFKVINDDKENIFKLGLIGKHNVENSLGVLITALELGVDIDSIKNSLENFKGIGRRLELIADVNDIKIFDDFAHHPTAVAATLDSVKLSYPGKKVFAIFEPHQLSRAKLFFNEFAEALKKADRVIITKPFLGREANKNIEPINFNMLCNKIDINKAEYIEISDQICSKILSEAKSGDIIIVFGAGESYKLSKEIINVLNKKDMIK from the coding sequence TTGAAAAATAAAGTAAAAGTGCATTTTATGGGTATATGCGGGAGTGGAGCTGCACCTATAGCAATTATTGCAAAAAACAATGGGTTTGACGTGTCAGGATGTGACTTGAATGTGTCAGGGTATTATAAAGATGCTCTTTTAGCAAATAATATAGATATTTTAAAAGGTCATGATTTAAGTCATATAGATGATATTGATATCTTAGCTATATCACCTGCTATTTTAGATATTTCACCTAATCATCCAGAAATACTGGAAGCTAAAAAAAGAGGAATTTTAATGACATGGCAGGAGTTTTCAGCTAAATATGTACAGAATGAAAAATTTGTTATTTCCATTGCAGGTACACATGGTAAATCTACAACTACAGTATTAATGGGACTTGTTTTGGAAAATGGAGGACTAGATCCAACTGTTGAAGCTGGAACAACCTTTAAAAATTGGGGTGGTGGATACAGACTAGGAATGTCAAATTACTTTGTATGCGAAGCTGATGAATTTAATAATAACTTTTTAAATTACAGCCCTTCAGTAGCTATAATAAACAATGTAGAAATGGATCATCCAGAGTTTTTTAAGGATATAAATGAAGTTAAGGATTCTTTTAAAAACTTTATAAAAAGGCTTAAAGGCCCCAAGATTTTGATTGTTAATGAAGATAGTTTAGCTATTAGAGAAATATTATGTGATTTAAAAGACTGGTTAAATGAAGAAGGAGTAAAAGTTATCGGATATTATATAGATAATAAGCTTGAATTTCCTTTTGACATGGAGTATAAAGCAGAACTGAATTCAAATACCCCTGAATATTCATCATTTAAAGTAATAAATGATGATAAAGAAAATATTTTCAAACTCGGATTGATAGGTAAACATAATGTGGAGAACTCTTTAGGAGTATTAATTACAGCGTTAGAGTTAGGGGTTGATATAGATTCAATAAAGAATTCCTTAGAAAATTTCAAAGGAATAGGAAGAAGACTAGAATTGATAGCAGATGTTAATGATATTAAGATTTTTGATGACTTTGCTCATCATCCTACAGCAGTAGCAGCTACATTGGATTCAGTTAAACTTAGTTATCCAGGAAAAAAAGTTTTTGCTATTTTTGAGCCTCATCAACTTTCAAGGGCAAAACTATTTTTTAATGAGTTTGCTGAAGCATTAAAGAAAGCAGATAGAGTTATCATTACAAAACCTTTTTTAGGACGAGAAGCAAATAAAAACATAGAACCAATTAATTTTAATATGTTATGTAATAAAATAGATATAAATAAAGCTGAATATATAGAAATCTCTGATCAAATATGTAGCAAAATCCTTAGTGAAGCTAAAAGCGGAGACATCATTATAGTTTTTGGAGCAGGTGAATCCTATAAATTATCTAAAGAAATTATTAATGTATTAAATAAAAAGGATATGATCAAGTAA
- a CDS encoding DUF4435 domain-containing protein: MDFKYYLPNEQGNKVECRTTSNSVIIIGANGSGKSKLGAWIEQQSFENVHRIGAQRNLNFNENISLKSYSQAESLVFYGSEDPSQRNQKNFRWNWGKSFTTKMMDDFENVLAALIAMKNNENDAYIAECRKAEQMNQPKPQTPITSIDRLQFIWNEVFPQRKLRIDDSKFYAVFEKSGNEQVYSATQMSDGERAVLYLASQVLCITANKTIIMDEPEIHLHHSIMNRLWLALERYRSDCLFIYITHDTEFAAMHKHADKIWIREFDGLNWTLVRIENNELPEDLLLDIMGSRKNVLFVEGEKSSYDTQLYTALYPKYYVIPCGGCSQVIARTKAFKNSSVLHHCNVFGIIDRDFRSDYEIEKYKTDNIFTIKVAEVENLFLVEELLHFMAVHLGKNPDEVLAEIKNYVINVRFANQLNGQICQSVVAEIKYKLMSAEISKKNEAEAKNSLNTLLSSINYEQIKADQEAKFGTALYSNDYKEVIKVFNEKNIAKTIGHFFGLQDAAYCSTVNALLQGDKRKDIIAALAVYLPADIPR; the protein is encoded by the coding sequence ATGGATTTTAAATATTATCTACCAAATGAACAAGGAAATAAAGTTGAGTGTAGAACTACTTCAAATTCAGTAATTATAATTGGTGCTAATGGGTCAGGGAAAAGTAAGCTTGGTGCATGGATTGAGCAACAAAGCTTTGAAAATGTCCATCGTATTGGAGCTCAAAGAAATCTTAATTTTAATGAAAATATATCTCTCAAAAGTTACTCACAAGCTGAATCATTAGTTTTTTATGGGTCAGAAGACCCTTCTCAAAGAAACCAGAAAAACTTTCGTTGGAATTGGGGAAAGTCCTTTACGACAAAGATGATGGATGATTTTGAAAATGTTCTTGCTGCTTTGATTGCTATGAAAAACAATGAAAATGATGCCTATATTGCTGAATGTAGGAAAGCTGAACAGATGAATCAGCCGAAACCGCAAACTCCAATTACATCTATTGATAGGCTTCAGTTCATATGGAATGAAGTATTTCCACAGCGAAAATTAAGGATTGATGATTCTAAATTCTATGCAGTTTTTGAAAAAAGTGGCAATGAACAGGTGTATTCCGCAACACAAATGAGCGATGGTGAACGAGCTGTCCTATATCTTGCGTCTCAAGTGTTATGTATCACTGCAAATAAAACCATTATAATGGACGAGCCTGAAATACATCTTCATCATTCAATAATGAACCGCTTGTGGTTAGCCTTGGAACGGTATAGGTCTGATTGTTTATTCATCTATATTACACATGATACTGAATTTGCTGCCATGCACAAACATGCAGATAAAATATGGATACGCGAATTTGATGGTCTTAATTGGACTCTTGTAAGAATCGAAAATAATGAACTTCCAGAGGACTTGCTCTTAGACATTATGGGCAGCAGAAAAAATGTGCTATTTGTTGAAGGTGAAAAGAGTAGCTATGATACGCAACTTTATACGGCACTTTATCCTAAATACTATGTGATTCCATGTGGTGGCTGTTCACAAGTTATAGCACGCACAAAAGCATTCAAGAATAGCTCTGTATTGCACCACTGCAATGTATTCGGGATTATTGATAGAGATTTTCGTTCAGACTATGAGATTGAGAAGTATAAAACAGACAATATATTTACTATAAAAGTTGCAGAAGTAGAAAACTTGTTTTTAGTGGAAGAGTTACTACATTTCATGGCAGTTCATTTAGGGAAAAATCCCGATGAGGTGCTTGCTGAAATTAAGAATTATGTAATTAACGTACGATTTGCCAATCAACTAAATGGGCAGATATGCCAGAGTGTTGTTGCTGAAATAAAGTATAAACTCATGAGTGCTGAGATTTCTAAGAAAAATGAAGCGGAGGCAAAGAACTCTTTGAATACACTCCTTTCATCTATTAATTATGAACAAATAAAGGCAGACCAAGAAGCAAAATTTGGAACTGCATTATACAGCAATGATTATAAGGAAGTTATCAAGGTTTTCAATGAAAAGAACATTGCAAAGACGATAGGACACTTTTTCGGACTTCAAGATGCTGCGTACTGTTCAACAGTTAATGCTTTGCTGCAGGGAGATAAACGTAAAGATATTATAGCTGCTCTTGCAGTATATTTACCAGCCGATATACCAAGATAA
- a CDS encoding lipase/acyltransferase domain-containing protein: MKQIIIIPGILGSNLNYGKCPIWPPTEMEFFVKGLVVAIRNLSDIATDKITTDSIDKGTYNELYEFITEAGSDLKVDRFPYDWRKNNFDANTMEELMELIVDTSADEVILVAHSMGGILSKLFLLLNKDNEYIKKVKKLITIGTPWKGSPKAYIKLKYGIGAVHMPHVFKSTIPKLPSVYQLLPNKCYTENKGFIANKDWNDIYKEYVDILRKNGFNHNKILSELYEKMNENIPNWIEHHEIIGYSKPTLTSIRDVGAKVFGEHGDGDGTVPLFSAISDTKYKYFIKSEHTSLPTNCQVKEILREIIFESNSMECINDKLHLQTYQEILDNGFEGKVVRVACPVNVSLIDENGEMIYGDLSKVNTDNFLKLLLGQSDNIEYIDGDVYFIFNNKNDLTSNKLLVQAYEEGAVSIAVEEYKNGRIGDVAKFKTFNMDYSKNAEVIINNELDNCNVKLFGDGEKKITRIILKGESQSESNKNIILPKTEYNFIGENIVEVDTNKYLAIGNVEIYVDKVIEGTYDVLDTFYSVNCENVKSISEKEKYLLDLKLGDNLIKIYSTDKYENVELINEIYIYHIDSNYDRLPFLKVKMGREKYTLITEFNESKDLEKFNLIVPKVEFLFNDNDGVLFNYIEIKNKMREVKLKVTDSFGTLISDSFIVDEKLLNLIIDSKATLSELKKFLKLLRLNDFKRFKVIRNGVKKSYKVLTNERVTDADSLEFENSTISINIDKMKEYRIMFSNMSEYFNLSENEFKQQFSIFSNNSTKEILGLKLKIYLAVEDNSETTQFTNLDCIEYSIKDNRYNYNISSEKIKKHLSNLKLNPDMYEYEYNAIYFLIYIDNEENTLLRACKIEIKY; this comes from the coding sequence ATGAAGCAAATAATAATAATACCTGGAATATTAGGAAGTAATTTAAATTATGGAAAATGTCCAATATGGCCACCAACTGAAATGGAGTTTTTTGTAAAAGGATTAGTGGTTGCAATTAGAAATTTAAGTGATATTGCAACAGATAAAATTACAACTGATTCAATTGATAAAGGAACATATAATGAATTGTATGAATTTATAACAGAAGCAGGATCAGATTTAAAAGTTGATAGATTTCCTTATGATTGGAGAAAGAATAATTTTGATGCAAATACTATGGAAGAATTGATGGAGTTAATTGTTGATACTAGTGCCGATGAAGTCATTTTAGTAGCGCATAGTATGGGAGGGATACTTTCAAAATTATTTTTATTACTTAATAAAGATAATGAATATATTAAAAAGGTAAAAAAACTAATAACTATTGGAACTCCTTGGAAGGGTTCACCAAAAGCATATATTAAATTAAAGTATGGTATAGGAGCAGTACATATGCCACATGTGTTTAAATCCACTATACCTAAATTACCAAGTGTATATCAATTGTTACCTAATAAATGTTATACTGAAAATAAAGGATTTATAGCAAACAAAGATTGGAATGATATTTATAAAGAATATGTTGATATATTAAGAAAAAATGGATTTAATCATAATAAAATTTTAAGTGAATTATATGAAAAAATGAATGAGAATATACCTAACTGGATTGAGCATCATGAAATAATAGGATATAGTAAGCCTACATTAACAAGTATAAGAGACGTAGGAGCAAAAGTTTTTGGAGAACATGGAGATGGTGATGGTACAGTACCATTATTTAGTGCAATATCTGATACAAAATATAAATATTTTATAAAAAGTGAACATACTTCATTACCAACTAACTGTCAGGTAAAAGAAATATTAAGAGAAATTATATTTGAAAGTAATTCTATGGAATGTATTAATGATAAATTACATCTTCAAACGTATCAAGAGATACTTGATAATGGATTTGAGGGAAAAGTTGTAAGAGTAGCTTGTCCGGTAAATGTTTCATTAATAGATGAAAATGGTGAAATGATATATGGCGATTTATCAAAAGTAAATACTGATAATTTTCTTAAATTGCTCTTAGGTCAAAGTGATAATATAGAATATATAGATGGAGATGTGTACTTTATATTTAATAATAAAAATGATTTGACTTCAAATAAACTATTAGTTCAAGCATATGAAGAAGGTGCGGTATCAATAGCTGTAGAGGAATATAAAAATGGCAGAATAGGCGATGTGGCGAAATTTAAAACATTTAATATGGATTATTCAAAAAATGCTGAAGTAATAATTAATAATGAACTTGATAATTGTAATGTAAAATTATTTGGAGATGGAGAGAAAAAAATCACACGAATAATTTTAAAGGGTGAAAGTCAAAGTGAAAGTAATAAAAATATAATATTACCCAAAACTGAATATAACTTTATTGGGGAAAATATTGTAGAAGTAGATACAAATAAATATTTAGCAATTGGGAATGTTGAAATATATGTTGATAAAGTAATAGAAGGAACTTATGATGTATTAGATACATTTTATTCTGTAAATTGCGAAAATGTTAAAAGTATTTCAGAAAAAGAAAAATATTTACTTGATTTAAAATTAGGAGATAATCTAATAAAAATATATTCTACAGATAAATATGAAAATGTTGAATTGATAAATGAAATATATATCTATCATATTGATAGCAATTATGATAGATTACCATTTCTAAAGGTGAAGATGGGACGAGAAAAGTATACGTTAATCACTGAATTTAATGAAAGTAAGGATTTAGAAAAATTTAATTTGATAGTACCTAAAGTAGAATTTTTATTTAATGATAATGATGGTGTATTATTTAATTATATTGAAATAAAAAATAAAATGAGAGAAGTTAAGTTAAAGGTTACAGACTCATTTGGAACATTAATAAGTGATTCATTTATAGTAGATGAAAAGTTATTAAATCTTATAATTGACTCTAAGGCAACTTTAAGTGAATTAAAAAAGTTTTTAAAATTATTAAGATTAAATGATTTTAAAAGATTTAAAGTCATTCGAAATGGTGTAAAAAAGAGTTATAAAGTATTAACTAATGAAAGAGTTACTGATGCTGATTCGTTGGAATTTGAAAATTCTACTATATCAATAAATATAGATAAAATGAAAGAATATAGAATTATGTTTAGCAATATGAGTGAATACTTTAATTTGAGCGAAAATGAATTTAAACAACAATTTTCAATTTTCTCAAATAATTCTACTAAAGAAATATTAGGCCTTAAATTAAAGATATATTTAGCAGTAGAAGATAATTCGGAGACAACGCAATTTACTAATTTGGATTGTATAGAATATAGTATTAAGGATAATAGATATAATTATAATATATCATCAGAAAAGATAAAAAAGCATTTATCAAATCTAAAATTAAATCCAGATATGTATGAATATGAATATAACGCGATATACTTTTTAATTTATATTGATAATGAAGAAAATACATTACTTCGTGCTTGTAAAATAGAAATAAAATACTAA
- a CDS encoding tetratricopeptide repeat protein, translating to MNDSLLIYTIIVLLICLILSGIILVFLRKFSTNQKFLMKKIIFLINKNKLDAASKMLTKYIDDIPINFYYGQLIYILVEQNKNDQAIEKCEEALKLNPISSELYNNIAWCYFEVQRYNDAIFYADKAIELTPADPYPYVNKGNSLIEIYKYKEAIAVFNQALEYNENFPYAVSGLAISLYLNGDYVEAIPYLKKAFEFEKTNVGLLKYLADSYFVAKQYDNCIKSYEDLLKTDGEHPWVYCNLGDLYCYKCDFNKAMINFDKAISLDPNFAAPYYYKTRLLSLFREKDEALNCLQKVVEIDPDYKQIALNDPTLNNIKFYSKFRELVGLL from the coding sequence ATGAATGATTCATTGTTGATTTATACAATTATAGTCTTGCTTATTTGCTTGATTCTATCTGGCATAATACTAGTGTTTTTAAGAAAATTCTCTACTAACCAAAAGTTTTTGATGAAGAAGATTATTTTCCTTATTAACAAAAATAAGTTAGATGCTGCAAGCAAGATGCTTACCAAGTATATTGATGACATCCCAATAAATTTCTACTACGGCCAATTAATTTACATCTTGGTAGAACAAAATAAAAATGACCAAGCTATAGAAAAATGTGAAGAAGCTTTAAAATTAAATCCAATTTCTTCAGAACTTTATAACAATATTGCTTGGTGCTATTTTGAGGTTCAAAGGTACAACGATGCTATTTTTTATGCTGATAAAGCCATTGAACTCACACCTGCTGACCCCTATCCTTATGTTAATAAAGGCAATTCTTTAATTGAAATTTATAAATATAAGGAAGCCATAGCTGTTTTTAACCAAGCTTTAGAGTACAATGAAAACTTCCCTTATGCTGTTTCTGGACTGGCTATCTCTTTATATTTAAACGGAGATTATGTGGAGGCAATTCCTTATTTGAAAAAAGCTTTTGAATTTGAAAAGACCAATGTAGGACTATTAAAATATCTTGCTGACAGCTATTTCGTTGCAAAGCAATATGATAATTGCATAAAGAGTTATGAAGATTTGCTTAAGACTGATGGAGAACATCCTTGGGTGTATTGCAACTTAGGTGATTTGTATTGTTACAAATGTGATTTTAATAAAGCCATGATAAACTTTGATAAAGCAATAAGCTTAGATCCAAACTTTGCTGCTCCTTATTACTACAAGACAAGATTATTATCTCTTTTTAGAGAGAAGGATGAGGCCCTTAACTGTCTTCAAAAAGTAGTTGAAATAGATCCTGATTATAAGCAGATTGCTCTTAATGATCCTACCCTAAACAATATTAAATTTTACTCAAAATTTAGAGAACTTGTAGGTTTACTTTAA
- the uraA gene encoding uracil permease: MLKLQEQQEVIDVADKVPLGKAIPLSIQHLFAMFGSSVLVPILFHIDPATVLFFNGVGTILYGIITKRKIPAFLGSSFAFIAPVTLLATKGFSFAQIQSGFFVAGLVFSAVAIIIGYTGVGWVKKVLPPAAMGSVVAIIGLELAPTAADMAGFAVGGANTKVMNPTWIAVSMITLATVVIGTVVFRGFLKVIPILIGVVVGYISACFFGLVDFTPVLNANILSLPKFEMAQMNWTCILVILPATLVVIAEHIGHVAVTSSVVGKDLAEDPGLHRSLLGDGLSTALSGLFGSVPTTTYGENIGVLAITKVYSSYVIMGAGALSIVLGFSGTLSALIKTIPTPVIGGISLLLFGTIAASGIRTFVDEKVDFSKPKNLILVSVIMIVGLSGISIDITKAGMGTVFQLKGMGLASVVAIGLNLILILFEKLGIMNEK; this comes from the coding sequence ATGTTAAAACTTCAAGAGCAACAAGAAGTTATCGATGTTGCAGACAAAGTGCCTCTAGGTAAGGCCATTCCATTAAGTATCCAACATTTATTTGCAATGTTCGGATCATCAGTATTAGTACCAATCTTATTTCATATTGATCCAGCTACAGTCTTATTTTTCAACGGTGTAGGAACAATTTTATATGGAATTATAACAAAGAGAAAGATACCAGCATTCTTAGGTTCAAGCTTTGCATTTATTGCACCAGTTACATTGCTTGCAACAAAAGGATTTAGCTTTGCGCAGATTCAATCAGGTTTCTTTGTGGCAGGTCTTGTATTCTCAGCAGTGGCAATAATAATTGGCTACACAGGAGTAGGCTGGGTAAAGAAAGTACTTCCACCAGCAGCCATGGGTTCAGTAGTTGCAATCATAGGTCTTGAGCTTGCACCAACAGCAGCAGATATGGCAGGTTTTGCAGTAGGTGGAGCTAACACAAAGGTTATGAATCCAACTTGGATTGCAGTATCAATGATTACTTTAGCAACAGTAGTTATAGGAACAGTTGTATTTAGAGGATTTTTAAAGGTTATACCTATACTAATCGGAGTAGTAGTAGGATATATCTCAGCATGTTTCTTTGGACTAGTAGACTTTACACCAGTTTTAAATGCAAACATCTTATCTTTACCAAAGTTTGAGATGGCTCAAATGAACTGGACATGTATACTGGTAATCTTACCAGCAACATTAGTTGTAATAGCAGAACATATAGGACACGTAGCTGTAACAAGCAGCGTTGTAGGAAAAGACTTAGCAGAAGATCCAGGTCTACATCGTTCACTTTTAGGAGATGGACTTTCAACAGCTTTATCTGGATTATTTGGTTCAGTACCAACAACAACTTATGGAGAAAACATAGGAGTATTGGCTATAACTAAGGTTTACAGTTCATATGTAATAATGGGTGCAGGTGCACTTTCAATAGTACTTGGTTTTTCAGGTACACTATCAGCTTTAATTAAGACAATACCAACACCAGTAATAGGAGGAATCTCTCTATTATTATTTGGTACTATAGCAGCATCAGGTATAAGAACATTTGTTGATGAAAAGGTTGATTTCTCAAAACCAAAGAACTTAATCTTAGTATCAGTAATCATGATAGTTGGTCTAAGTGGAATTTCAATAGATATAACAAAAGCAGGAATGGGAACAGTATTCCAATTAAAAGGAATGGGATTAGCTTCAGTAGTAGCTATAGGCTTAAACCTAATATTAATCTTATTCGAAAAGCTTGGAATAATGAACGAGAAATAG
- the smpB gene encoding SsrA-binding protein SmpB: MAKRESNKTLAENRKARHDYFVEEGMEAGIALVGTEVKSIRAGRANLKDCYAEVRNGEVFIRSMHISPYEQGNIFNVDPLRDRKLLLHKDQIRRLSGLVQQEGLTLIPLALYLKEGKVKVNLGVCRGKKNYDKRDAMLEKAHKRDIERQMKERLR, translated from the coding sequence ATGGCAAAAAGAGAGAGTAATAAGACTTTAGCTGAAAATAGAAAAGCAAGACATGACTATTTTGTAGAGGAAGGCATGGAAGCAGGTATAGCTTTAGTTGGAACTGAAGTTAAATCAATAAGAGCAGGAAGAGCCAACCTTAAAGATTGTTATGCAGAGGTAAGAAATGGTGAAGTTTTTATTAGAAGTATGCATATAAGTCCTTATGAACAAGGAAATATTTTTAATGTAGATCCTTTGAGGGATAGAAAGTTATTGCTTCATAAAGATCAAATAAGAAGGTTATCAGGTCTTGTACAGCAAGAAGGTCTAACGCTTATACCATTAGCCTTATATTTAAAAGAAGGTAAGGTTAAAGTAAATCTTGGCGTATGCAGAGGTAAGAAGAATTACGACAAGAGAGATGCAATGCTTGAAAAAGCTCATAAGAGAGACATCGAAAGACAAATGAAAGAAAGACTTAGATAA